The Halorussus limi genome includes a region encoding these proteins:
- a CDS encoding cupin domain-containing protein, which yields MSDFDDTNWTNPSKIDRPYEGIERRVLSYTDELMLVHYTVAEGAVFPEHEHDETVQAVFVIDGCIELFGDREGRLAAGDSFVVHPGVRHGIEGVAPRTQLIDAFNPPIERYRE from the coding sequence ATGTCAGACTTCGACGATACGAACTGGACGAATCCTTCCAAGATCGACCGACCGTACGAGGGAATCGAGCGACGCGTCCTCTCGTACACGGACGAACTGATGCTCGTCCATTACACGGTTGCGGAGGGAGCGGTGTTCCCGGAACACGAACACGACGAGACGGTGCAAGCCGTGTTCGTCATCGACGGTTGCATCGAACTCTTCGGCGACCGAGAGGGACGTTTGGCCGCCGGTGATTCGTTCGTCGTCCATCCCGGAGTCCGTCACGGCATCGAAGGCGTCGCACCCCGGACGCAGTTGATAGACGCTTTCAATCCGCCTATCGAGCGCTATCGTGAGTAG
- a CDS encoding archaea-specific SMC-related protein, with amino-acid sequence MNSTDEMLDTAHLSAENVGGIEETELTFRHGVNVLTGRNATNRTSTLQALMAVLGSDMASLKADAERGHVELTIGDDTYTRTLTRTDSDVVMTGEPLVDTSVLPDLYAFLLENNESRRAVARSDDLREVIMRPVDTDEIEAEIDRLEREKRRLTDDLESLSDLERRLPKLAEEETRLKRELEETSEELEAKKAEIDASNADVEETREEKDELESKLEELQDVRSALEDTRYEIETNRESIERLREELDEYREREEQLPAAPAERIDELDSEIDRLRRRKRDLESDITQLQSIIQFNQDMLDDYESDVLETLGDTGASSGDGVTDQLLGGQQEVTCWTCGSAVERDQIDSTTEQIREFQSTKRDDRRELETRISELVSERDELKDRLQTRERLENQIEESEAELADREERVDELRIEREGLESELTTLNDEVESLRSEDYDEILDLHREANQLEFECDRLRDELSEVREEIAQVKDKLDERESLEAERDEIDADLEELRTRVSRIEREAVEAFNQHMEELLDVLDYSNLDRIWLERTETEVREGRRKVSKTTFDLHVVRSTESGTAYEDTIDHLSESEREVTGLVFALAGFLVHDVHERIPFMLLDSLEAIDSERIAALVEYFESYVDYVVVALLPEDADALPDEYERITDI; translated from the coding sequence ATGAATTCTACGGACGAAATGCTCGACACGGCCCACCTCTCGGCCGAGAACGTCGGCGGTATCGAGGAGACGGAACTCACCTTCCGTCACGGGGTCAACGTTCTCACCGGCCGTAACGCGACGAACCGTACGTCGACACTTCAGGCGCTCATGGCTGTTCTCGGAAGCGACATGGCGAGTCTGAAAGCCGACGCCGAGCGCGGGCATGTAGAACTCACTATCGGTGACGACACCTACACGCGGACGCTCACGCGGACCGATAGCGACGTAGTCATGACGGGCGAGCCACTGGTAGATACCTCCGTCCTCCCGGACCTTTACGCGTTCTTGCTGGAGAACAACGAGTCGCGGCGGGCGGTCGCGCGGAGCGATGACCTGCGAGAGGTCATTATGCGACCGGTCGATACCGACGAGATAGAGGCCGAAATCGACAGACTCGAACGGGAGAAACGCCGACTCACCGACGACCTCGAATCGCTCTCCGACCTCGAACGGCGACTGCCCAAACTCGCCGAGGAGGAGACGCGTCTGAAACGCGAACTCGAAGAGACAAGCGAGGAACTCGAAGCGAAGAAGGCCGAAATCGACGCCTCGAACGCGGACGTGGAGGAGACCCGCGAGGAGAAAGACGAGTTGGAATCGAAATTGGAGGAGTTACAGGACGTCCGGTCGGCGCTCGAAGACACCCGCTACGAGATCGAGACCAATCGAGAGAGCATCGAGCGTCTCCGCGAGGAACTCGACGAGTATCGAGAGCGCGAAGAGCAACTACCCGCCGCGCCGGCCGAGCGAATCGACGAACTCGACTCGGAGATCGACCGACTTCGACGACGGAAACGGGATCTCGAATCCGACATCACCCAACTGCAGAGCATCATCCAGTTCAACCAAGACATGCTGGACGACTACGAGTCGGACGTTCTCGAAACGCTCGGTGATACCGGAGCGTCGAGCGGCGACGGAGTGACTGACCAACTGCTCGGCGGTCAACAGGAAGTGACGTGTTGGACGTGCGGGAGTGCGGTCGAACGCGACCAGATAGACTCGACGACCGAACAGATACGAGAGTTCCAATCGACGAAACGCGACGACCGTCGCGAACTCGAAACCCGGATTTCGGAACTCGTCTCGGAACGAGACGAACTGAAGGACCGATTGCAGACGCGCGAACGACTGGAGAACCAGATCGAGGAGTCGGAAGCCGAACTCGCCGACCGCGAAGAGCGCGTCGATGAACTGCGAATCGAACGCGAGGGCCTCGAATCGGAACTCACGACGCTGAACGACGAGGTGGAGTCGCTTCGGAGCGAAGACTACGACGAGATTCTGGACCTCCACCGTGAGGCGAACCAACTCGAATTCGAGTGCGATCGCCTGAGAGACGAGCTATCGGAGGTCCGCGAGGAGATAGCGCAGGTCAAGGACAAACTCGACGAACGGGAGTCGCTCGAAGCGGAGCGAGACGAAATCGACGCGGACCTCGAAGAGCTTCGGACCCGCGTCTCCCGCATCGAACGAGAGGCCGTCGAAGCGTTCAACCAGCACATGGAGGAACTGCTCGACGTGCTCGACTACTCGAACCTCGACCGTATCTGGCTCGAACGAACCGAGACTGAAGTCCGCGAGGGACGGCGTAAGGTCTCGAAGACGACGTTCGACCTGCACGTCGTTCGTAGCACCGAGTCGGGCACCGCCTACGAGGACACCATCGACCACCTGAGCGAGAGCGAGCGTGAGGTGACGGGTCTCGTGTTCGCGCTGGCCGGGTTCCTCGTCCACGACGTTCACGAACGGATTCCGTTCATGCTGTTGGACTCGCTGGAGGCAATCGACTCCGAGCGCATCGCAGCGCTCGTCGAGTATTTCGAGTCCTACGTCGATTACGTGGTCGTCGCACTCCTCCCCGAGGACGCCGACGCTCTCCCGGACGAGTACGAGCGAATTACCGACATTTAG
- the rdfA gene encoding rod-determining factor RdfA, with product MDSDEKTEQTSTGHRSKVARVIGEYGLNGTGDELVASWTDQGDDQRSLRELADHLNQALLRTAMEDAGMNPLDGEVENFYRLLTDDETSAGNKTEAESTLRREGIAVEELQRNFVSHQAVHTYLTEYRDAEWESETGERQRVEKTLDSVQRLQSRLTAVSEQNLQKLSNKELISVGDFDIFVDVNVFCEDCGTQRDIVDLLTERGCECEG from the coding sequence ATGGACTCCGACGAGAAGACCGAGCAAACGTCGACCGGACACCGGAGTAAAGTCGCCCGCGTCATCGGGGAGTACGGATTGAACGGAACCGGCGACGAACTCGTCGCGTCGTGGACCGACCAGGGCGACGACCAGCGGAGTTTACGCGAGTTGGCGGACCACCTGAATCAGGCGTTGCTACGGACGGCGATGGAAGACGCCGGGATGAATCCACTCGACGGCGAAGTAGAGAACTTCTACCGCCTCCTGACCGACGACGAGACGAGTGCGGGCAACAAAACTGAGGCCGAATCGACGTTGCGACGCGAAGGCATCGCCGTCGAGGAACTGCAACGAAACTTCGTCTCACATCAGGCGGTCCACACCTATCTCACGGAGTACCGTGACGCCGAATGGGAGTCCGAAACCGGAGAGCGGCAACGTGTGGAGAAGACCCTCGACAGCGTGCAACGGTTACAGAGTCGATTAACTGCCGTCTCAGAACAGAACCTACAGAAACTCTCCAACAAGGAGTTGATATCGGTCGGTGACTTCGACATCTTTGTCGACGTCAACGTCTTCTGCGAGGACTGCGGTACGCAACGCGATATCGTCGATCTGCTCACCGAACGCGGGTGCGAGTGTGAGGGGTAG
- a CDS encoding ribonuclease HI family protein: MTDDRLPAEHLSPLAALVDEVLAGAGYEMAAATDAIDDAVPGYGGLFDPSTTSDELRRALESLLTSELTRPPVAEPTSDTFVLYVDGSSRGNPGPAGAGAVIMDAAEDELARLGRPVGSRTGNNTAEYVALQLGLSELLTRYEPRRLEVRIDSMTVIRDVWGGDDPTEPGVEAYSEAVAEALSSIPEHHYTHLADSDPNPADALATVGADIAAFGPG, translated from the coding sequence GTGACCGACGACCGACTCCCGGCCGAACACCTCTCGCCGCTCGCCGCGCTCGTCGACGAGGTGCTCGCGGGCGCCGGCTACGAGATGGCGGCCGCCACCGACGCCATCGACGACGCCGTCCCCGGCTACGGCGGTCTGTTCGACCCTTCGACCACCTCGGACGAGTTGCGTCGTGCGCTCGAAAGTCTACTGACGTCGGAACTCACCCGGCCACCCGTCGCCGAACCGACGAGCGATACCTTCGTCCTCTACGTCGACGGCAGTTCGCGCGGTAATCCCGGCCCCGCAGGTGCGGGCGCTGTCATCATGGACGCTGCGGAGGACGAACTCGCCCGTCTCGGCCGACCGGTCGGCTCTCGGACGGGGAACAACACCGCCGAGTACGTCGCCCTCCAACTCGGACTCTCCGAACTGTTGACTCGTTACGAGCCACGCAGGCTCGAAGTGCGCATCGATTCGATGACGGTCATCCGAGACGTCTGGGGCGGCGACGACCCGACGGAACCAGGCGTTGAGGCATACAGCGAGGCCGTCGCGGAAGCACTGTCGAGCATCCCGGAACACCACTACACGCATCTGGCCGACAGCGACCCGAATCCCGCCGACGCACTGGCGACAGTGGGAGCCGATATCGCGGCCTTCGGACCGGGATAG
- a CDS encoding IclR family transcriptional regulator has translation MRNHGGDGRTVKTTETAFTIIEGLEELDGARVTELADHLGLANSTVHSHLTTLYEMGYVVKEGDEYLVGSKFLKLGEAVKERREAFELIKPKVKQLAEETEERCQFIIEEYGRGVYLHRETGEQAVWTDSGLGNRIYLHSTAAGKSVLANLPESRVTEILDQWGLPALTENTITDRDELFEELNLIREQGYAVNKEESTEGLRAVGVPVMDGTDELVGALSVSGPTHRMKGEWFDREIPNLLLGTANELELNLKYS, from the coding sequence ATGAGAAACCATGGCGGGGACGGTCGAACGGTCAAGACGACCGAAACGGCGTTCACTATCATCGAAGGGCTCGAAGAGTTGGACGGTGCGCGAGTGACAGAGCTCGCCGACCACCTCGGACTGGCGAACAGCACGGTCCACAGTCACCTCACGACGTTGTACGAGATGGGATACGTGGTCAAGGAGGGCGACGAGTATCTGGTGGGGTCCAAGTTCCTGAAGTTGGGCGAGGCCGTGAAGGAACGGAGGGAAGCCTTCGAGCTGATAAAACCGAAGGTGAAGCAACTGGCCGAAGAGACCGAAGAGCGCTGCCAGTTCATCATCGAGGAGTACGGCCGAGGCGTCTACCTCCACCGGGAGACGGGCGAACAGGCTGTCTGGACCGATTCGGGCCTCGGGAACCGCATCTATCTCCACTCGACCGCCGCCGGAAAGTCCGTACTCGCGAACCTGCCCGAGAGTCGAGTCACGGAGATTCTCGATCAGTGGGGACTCCCGGCGCTCACGGAGAACACGATTACGGACCGCGACGAACTCTTCGAGGAACTGAATCTCATCCGTGAGCAGGGGTACGCCGTCAACAAAGAGGAGAGTACGGAAGGTCTGCGTGCGGTCGGCGTTCCGGTCATGGACGGTACTGACGAACTGGTCGGTGCGCTCAGTGTCTCCGGACCGACACACCGGATGAAGGGCGAGTGGTTCGACCGCGAGATTCCGAATCTCCTACTCGGGACTGCCAACGAACTCGAACTGAACCTGAAGTACTCGTGA